The proteins below are encoded in one region of Pyxidicoccus trucidator:
- the omp85 gene encoding Omp85 family outer membrane protein, producing the protein MLIPAVVLLASLSAAPVVPPPQPAPGLPPAKKESGVDAIALPLVSFNSDHGFGYGGVGGMYLYAPGKAPYAHALGAQVFFSSRGVQNHYLRYDGPQLLGPMRLEGRLEYRREMRSPFFGAGNKSAPDFRGDENDPRYNFDKGSPGFWVRLRGRPCGDTHPLQSYVGYGWRHTSVDAYETSKLGQDKPLGIEGGSTGQLLAGVMWDTRDDESDPTVGGVEELALRVSGTATGSRYHYVGITLSERRYLKLSSRLTLAHRLTLDMLFGDVPFYEWSNTGGVNVTEGVGGMSSVRGIERNRFSGNIKAFSNTELRFQAANLKVFGQDMRLGAVVFMDFGRVWHPGVPDGKWYEWHPGIGGGVRLARRAAVVRIDYARSTESGKRRLYLTFGHMF; encoded by the coding sequence ATGCTCATTCCCGCAGTCGTCCTGCTCGCCAGCCTGAGTGCTGCCCCGGTGGTGCCACCGCCGCAGCCCGCGCCCGGGCTTCCCCCCGCGAAGAAGGAATCCGGAGTCGACGCGATTGCCCTGCCGCTGGTGAGCTTCAACTCGGACCATGGGTTCGGTTACGGCGGCGTGGGAGGCATGTACCTGTACGCCCCGGGGAAGGCGCCGTACGCGCACGCCCTGGGCGCGCAGGTGTTCTTCAGCAGCCGCGGCGTGCAGAACCACTACCTGCGCTACGACGGGCCGCAGCTGCTGGGCCCGATGCGGCTGGAGGGCCGGCTGGAGTACCGACGGGAGATGCGCAGCCCGTTCTTCGGCGCGGGCAACAAGTCCGCCCCGGACTTCCGCGGCGACGAGAACGACCCCCGGTACAACTTCGACAAGGGCTCGCCGGGCTTCTGGGTGCGCCTGCGAGGGCGGCCCTGCGGCGACACGCATCCGCTCCAGTCGTATGTGGGGTACGGGTGGCGACACACGAGCGTGGACGCGTACGAGACGTCCAAGCTCGGGCAGGACAAGCCGCTCGGCATCGAAGGCGGCTCCACGGGGCAGCTGCTGGCGGGCGTGATGTGGGACACGCGTGACGACGAGTCGGACCCGACGGTGGGCGGCGTGGAGGAATTGGCGCTGCGCGTGTCTGGCACAGCGACGGGCAGCCGGTACCACTACGTGGGCATCACCCTGAGCGAGCGGCGCTACCTCAAGCTGTCCTCACGGCTGACGCTGGCGCACCGGCTGACGCTGGACATGCTGTTTGGCGACGTGCCGTTCTACGAGTGGAGCAACACGGGCGGCGTCAACGTGACGGAGGGCGTCGGCGGGATGAGCAGTGTGCGCGGGATTGAGCGCAACCGCTTCTCGGGGAACATCAAGGCGTTCAGCAACACGGAGCTGCGCTTCCAGGCGGCGAACCTGAAGGTGTTCGGCCAGGACATGCGGTTGGGCGCGGTGGTGTTCATGGACTTCGGGCGCGTGTGGCACCCGGGCGTGCCGGACGGCAAGTGGTACGAGTGGCACCCGGGCATCGGCGGCGGCGTGCGGCTGGCCCGGAGAGCCGCGGTGGTGCGCATCGACTACGCGCGCTCCACGGAGTCCGGGAAGCGGCGCCTGTATTTGACGTTCGGGCACATGTTCTGA
- a CDS encoding alkaline phosphatase family protein — protein MHMWANGLVRRIGRKVPPASQRRPRNVVIVHLDGVPKTLLDEAIVAGRMPFFASLVRSGAFHLEDAFWGAPTSTPYFQAGLLYGMRHSNLPAYSWYDRELGREVRMNAPSDAREVDERLRGAGRTSLLDGGGHGYFSLFRAGADNALSMSTLASFKQMARSFSYEMMGVSAARTRGTFSYLRTLGMDTWHAAREVRHWARSLQDWRHEQGFLLSRVLLQRLGWSFAHTKALVDMVRGVPAIYLVYGNYDEVAHRRGPRSPLALEELHRVDTYLSELYAVARTVERPYDVIILSDHGHVDSLPLEQRQGRRLAQWLLEGEVPGPLSEDLARGLCDGRPRPAPDTTPRAPFTPVVMECGNFAHVYLSGERQPLEARELLARHPDVLARVTRSPEIGIVAVRRGSSAVALVKGGVYGPDELDRAPLSPEFSRRAVAEFLRVLPSMTTAGDVVLFGEAVQRGGTVGFAWEFGSHGGVTRTEANSLVAWPANAPVDLSGLSHCVQLHERLAETYLDPAPPLRLVL, from the coding sequence ATGCACATGTGGGCCAATGGCCTCGTGCGCCGGATTGGCCGGAAGGTGCCGCCCGCATCACAGCGCCGGCCCAGGAACGTGGTCATCGTCCACCTCGATGGTGTCCCGAAGACCCTCCTGGACGAGGCGATTGTTGCCGGGCGGATGCCCTTCTTCGCGAGCCTCGTCCGCTCTGGCGCCTTTCACCTGGAAGACGCGTTCTGGGGTGCACCCACGTCCACGCCCTACTTCCAGGCGGGGCTGCTGTACGGGATGCGCCACTCCAACCTGCCCGCGTACTCCTGGTACGACCGCGAGCTGGGACGCGAGGTGCGGATGAACGCTCCTTCGGACGCGCGGGAAGTCGACGAGCGCCTGCGCGGTGCGGGGCGCACCAGCCTGCTGGACGGCGGCGGACACGGGTACTTCTCGCTGTTCCGTGCAGGCGCGGACAACGCGCTCAGCATGAGCACGCTGGCCAGCTTCAAGCAGATGGCGCGCTCCTTCTCCTACGAGATGATGGGCGTGTCCGCGGCGCGCACGCGAGGCACCTTCTCCTATCTGCGCACGCTGGGCATGGACACGTGGCACGCGGCGCGCGAGGTGCGGCACTGGGCGCGCTCCCTCCAGGACTGGCGCCACGAGCAGGGCTTCCTCTTGAGCCGCGTGCTCCTCCAGCGGTTGGGCTGGAGCTTCGCGCACACCAAGGCGCTGGTGGACATGGTGCGGGGCGTGCCCGCCATCTACCTCGTCTATGGCAACTACGACGAGGTGGCCCACCGGCGCGGGCCCCGCTCGCCGCTGGCGCTCGAAGAGCTGCACCGCGTGGACACGTACCTCTCGGAGCTGTACGCGGTGGCGCGCACCGTGGAGCGGCCCTACGACGTCATCATCCTCTCCGACCACGGGCACGTGGACAGCCTGCCCCTGGAGCAGCGCCAGGGCCGGCGCCTGGCGCAGTGGCTGCTGGAGGGCGAAGTCCCCGGGCCGCTGTCCGAGGACCTGGCGCGAGGACTCTGTGACGGCCGCCCACGCCCCGCGCCGGACACCACGCCGCGCGCGCCCTTCACTCCCGTGGTCATGGAGTGCGGCAACTTCGCCCACGTGTACCTCTCCGGAGAGCGCCAGCCGCTGGAGGCGCGGGAGCTGCTGGCGCGGCACCCGGACGTGCTCGCACGTGTGACGCGGAGCCCGGAGATTGGAATCGTCGCGGTAAGGCGGGGCAGCTCGGCGGTGGCGCTGGTGAAGGGCGGCGTGTACGGCCCGGATGAGCTGGACCGCGCCCCGCTGTCCCCTGAGTTCAGCAGGCGCGCGGTGGCGGAGTTCCTCCGCGTGCTGCCGTCCATGACGACGGCGGGAGACGTGGTGCTCTTCGGCGAGGCGGTGCAGCGCGGCGGCACCGTGGGCTTCGCCTGGGAGTTCGGCTCGCACGGTGGGGTGACGCGCACGGAGGCCAACAGCCTGGTGGCCTGGCCCGCGAATGCTCCGGTGGACCTGTCCGGGCTGAGCCACTGCGTGCAGCTCCACGAGCGACTGGCGGAGACGTACCTGGACCCGGCGCCCCCCCTCAGGTTGGTGCTGTGA
- a CDS encoding lysylphosphatidylglycerol synthase transmembrane domain-containing protein: protein MKGRGQGGRALLKVLLAVFGLGLSVVLLSTAFFKWNLQGTGPLLQPRFPLDEFVRDLPGHLVWLLPFFLLQASVIPLRAVQWQSTLRRPVPLKERYHLVAIGAFVHNALPGKLGDVMRSFLLSRTQRIPFLRCLGSVGVCKLMEFAALMLLVSVSLLGPFGATLSRFEGELKVAVSLCVGLVALVVLLAHWSAPLAHWLHRRHKLPRLEGFLHHVSDGLGTARSFIGMARVFAFSVGPVLASALAYGLALHGIGISGGLFAGAVVLGAISLGQSLPGVPAGLGLYYFVTSWAARSLGATPEDAAAFATLTHLGTVISQVGVGAVSVHLRKIRIRDLRKGGSLAREAAQHVAHDSVEPAPP, encoded by the coding sequence GTGAAGGGGCGCGGACAGGGCGGGCGGGCCCTTCTCAAGGTGCTGCTGGCGGTGTTCGGCCTGGGGCTGTCCGTCGTCCTGCTGTCCACGGCCTTCTTCAAGTGGAACCTGCAAGGCACGGGGCCGCTGCTCCAGCCGCGCTTCCCGCTGGACGAGTTCGTGAGGGACCTCCCCGGCCACCTCGTGTGGCTGCTGCCCTTCTTCCTGCTGCAGGCGTCCGTGATTCCGCTGCGCGCGGTGCAGTGGCAGAGCACCCTGCGCCGGCCGGTGCCGCTGAAGGAGCGCTACCACCTGGTGGCGATTGGCGCCTTCGTCCACAACGCGCTGCCGGGGAAGCTGGGCGACGTCATGCGCTCGTTCCTCCTGTCGCGCACCCAGCGCATCCCCTTCCTGCGCTGCCTGGGCTCGGTGGGCGTGTGCAAGCTGATGGAGTTCGCCGCGCTGATGCTGCTGGTCTCCGTGTCCCTGCTGGGCCCCTTCGGCGCGACGCTGTCCCGCTTCGAGGGCGAGCTGAAGGTGGCCGTCTCCCTGTGCGTGGGGCTGGTGGCCCTGGTGGTGCTGCTGGCGCACTGGTCCGCTCCGCTCGCGCACTGGCTGCACCGGCGCCACAAGCTGCCCCGGCTGGAGGGCTTCCTCCACCACGTCAGCGATGGCCTGGGCACCGCCCGCTCCTTCATCGGCATGGCCCGGGTGTTCGCCTTCTCCGTGGGCCCGGTGCTGGCATCCGCGCTGGCCTACGGCCTGGCCCTGCACGGCATCGGTATCAGCGGGGGACTCTTCGCCGGAGCCGTCGTCCTGGGCGCCATCTCCCTGGGCCAGTCGCTCCCCGGGGTGCCGGCGGGCCTGGGGCTCTACTACTTCGTCACCAGCTGGGCCGCCCGCAGCCTGGGCGCCACGCCGGAGGACGCCGCGGCCTTCGCCACGCTCACCCACCTGGGCACCGTCATCAGCCAGGTGGGCGTGGGCGCCGTCTCCGTGCACCTGCGGAAGATCCGCATCCGGGATTTGCGCAAGGGAGGCAGCCTGGCGCGCGAGGCCGCGCAGCACGTGGCCCATGACTCCGTGGAGCCCGCGCCGCCCTGA
- a CDS encoding 2Fe-2S iron-sulfur cluster-binding protein produces MPKVTFKSPLAEVSADVPTGTTLLDAAEHCGAQVGHSCGGVCACSTCHIWVRKGLDSLSEQTDAEADRLDMGFDVRPYSRLSCQTELGGEDILVEITEESLTAFMDENPALRRTLEAEGKWPLKK; encoded by the coding sequence GTGCCGAAGGTGACCTTCAAGAGCCCCCTGGCCGAGGTCAGCGCCGACGTGCCCACGGGCACCACCCTGCTGGACGCGGCCGAGCACTGCGGCGCTCAGGTGGGGCACAGCTGTGGCGGCGTCTGTGCCTGCTCCACCTGCCATATCTGGGTGCGCAAGGGCCTCGACTCGCTGAGCGAGCAGACGGACGCGGAGGCGGACCGCCTGGACATGGGGTTCGACGTCCGCCCGTACTCCCGGTTGAGCTGCCAGACGGAGCTGGGCGGCGAGGACATCCTGGTGGAGATTACCGAGGAGTCCCTCACCGCCTTCATGGACGAGAACCCCGCCCTCCGCCGCACGCTGGAGGCCGAGGGGAAATGGCCGCTGAAGAAGTAG
- the hscA gene encoding Fe-S protein assembly chaperone HscA, with protein MSKNGYLQIHDPLKPKGYAVGIDLGTTNSLVAAVVQDTPRCVPVDEGDSLLLPSVVHYAKDGGVVVGARARRLAPEHPTDTIASVKRFMGRSPDDAETRKLGHYRFVPGAKVVRFDVAGGTPVTPIEVSGEVLRALKRRAEAHFSTKVEQAVITVPAYFDDAQRQATKDAGRLAGLEVLRLLNEPTAAALAYGLDKGSQGTFAVYDLGGGTFDVSILKLVEGIFEVKSTGGDSALGGDDFDRAIAQQVLQAMGAAEPSPSLVAEVLAASRKAKEALTDAPEVQLTVGGHTQTVKRSDMETWIQPYVQKTGVVCRRALKDAGVTAGELDGVILVGGATRVPAVRRFVAELFGREPLGDIDPDQVVALGAAVLANLLTSVNRQDDVLLLDVIPLSLGLETMGGIVEKLIPRNSTIPMAAAQVFTTFKDGQTGLDVHVVQGERELVEDNRSLARFTLSGIPPLAAGIARVEVRFSVDADGILSVSAKEQSTGAAQSITVKPSHGLTDEEIEQMLLDSIDHAEDDIQARQVREQRVDAERVLAEADRQLREHGSLLQEGEREAIDAGLARVRELMKGEDHLKLKEAVHTLDEASRPFIERVMNQAITSVVAGHSVEEY; from the coding sequence GTGAGCAAGAACGGCTACCTGCAGATCCACGACCCGCTGAAGCCCAAGGGCTACGCGGTGGGCATCGACCTGGGCACCACCAACTCGCTCGTCGCGGCGGTGGTCCAGGACACGCCCCGCTGCGTCCCGGTGGACGAGGGGGACTCGCTGCTGCTGCCCTCCGTGGTGCACTACGCGAAGGACGGCGGCGTGGTGGTCGGCGCGCGGGCCCGGCGCCTGGCGCCCGAGCACCCCACCGACACCATTGCCTCCGTGAAGCGCTTCATGGGCCGCAGCCCGGACGACGCGGAGACGCGCAAGCTGGGGCACTACCGCTTCGTCCCCGGCGCCAAGGTGGTCCGCTTCGACGTGGCCGGCGGCACCCCGGTGACGCCGATTGAGGTGTCCGGCGAGGTGCTGCGCGCGCTCAAGCGCCGCGCGGAAGCGCACTTCTCCACCAAGGTCGAGCAGGCGGTCATCACCGTGCCCGCCTACTTCGACGACGCCCAGCGGCAGGCCACCAAGGACGCGGGCCGGCTGGCCGGGCTGGAGGTGCTGCGGCTGCTCAACGAGCCCACCGCCGCCGCGCTGGCCTACGGCCTGGACAAGGGCAGCCAGGGCACCTTCGCCGTCTACGACCTGGGCGGCGGCACCTTCGACGTCTCCATCCTCAAGCTGGTGGAGGGCATCTTCGAGGTGAAGTCCACCGGCGGCGACTCCGCGCTGGGGGGCGACGACTTCGACCGCGCCATTGCCCAGCAGGTGCTCCAGGCCATGGGCGCCGCGGAGCCCTCCCCTTCCCTGGTGGCCGAGGTGCTGGCGGCCTCGCGCAAGGCGAAGGAGGCGCTCACCGACGCGCCCGAGGTGCAGCTCACCGTGGGCGGCCACACGCAGACGGTGAAGCGCTCGGACATGGAGACCTGGATTCAGCCGTACGTGCAGAAGACGGGCGTGGTGTGCCGGCGGGCGCTGAAGGACGCGGGCGTGACGGCCGGGGAGCTGGACGGGGTGATCCTGGTCGGCGGCGCCACGCGCGTGCCGGCGGTGCGCCGCTTCGTTGCGGAGCTGTTTGGCCGCGAGCCGCTGGGCGACATCGACCCGGACCAGGTGGTGGCGCTGGGCGCGGCGGTGCTGGCCAACCTGCTCACCAGCGTGAATCGCCAGGACGACGTGCTGCTGCTGGACGTGATTCCGCTGTCGCTCGGGCTGGAGACGATGGGCGGCATTGTGGAGAAGCTCATTCCGCGCAACTCCACCATCCCCATGGCGGCGGCCCAGGTCTTCACCACCTTCAAGGATGGGCAGACGGGCCTCGACGTGCACGTGGTGCAGGGCGAGCGCGAGCTGGTGGAGGACAACCGCAGCCTGGCGCGCTTCACCCTCTCCGGGATTCCGCCGCTGGCGGCGGGCATCGCGCGGGTGGAGGTCCGCTTCAGTGTGGACGCGGACGGCATCCTCTCCGTCAGCGCGAAGGAGCAGAGCACCGGCGCCGCGCAGTCCATCACCGTCAAGCCGAGCCATGGCCTCACGGATGAGGAAATCGAGCAGATGCTGCTCGACTCCATCGACCATGCCGAGGACGACATCCAGGCCCGGCAGGTGCGCGAGCAGCGCGTGGACGCCGAGCGCGTCCTGGCCGAGGCCGACCGCCAGCTCCGCGAGCACGGCTCACTCCTCCAGGAGGGGGAGCGGGAGGCCATCGACGCGGGCCTGGCCCGGGTGCGCGAGCTGATGAAGGGCGAGGACCACCTGAAGCTGAAGGAGGCCGTGCACACGCTGGACGAGGCGTCGCGGCCCTTCATCGAGCGGGTGATGAACCAGGCCATCACCTCGGTGGTGGCCGGGCACTCCGTGGAGGAGTACTGA
- the hscB gene encoding Fe-S protein assembly co-chaperone HscB encodes MRTHFDVFGLPRAYDVDVPALEKQYREQSLRLHPDRVAQADARERLKALEGTTALNEAFKTLKDPVRRAFYLLKLHGIDLDREDAGAQKDMPLEFLEEVMELREALDGAMAKKDLARARVMATDVEARRMVALAEAAGILRTLEGGGAGANGEALVKKASHALGRVRYFTRFLEQVDAFEEESLS; translated from the coding sequence GTGAGGACCCACTTCGACGTCTTCGGGCTGCCGCGCGCCTATGACGTGGACGTGCCGGCGCTGGAGAAGCAGTACCGCGAGCAGTCGCTGCGGCTCCACCCGGACCGGGTGGCGCAGGCCGACGCTCGCGAGCGCCTCAAGGCACTGGAGGGCACCACCGCGCTCAACGAGGCCTTCAAGACGCTGAAGGACCCGGTGCGCCGCGCCTTCTACCTCCTCAAGCTGCACGGCATCGACCTGGACCGCGAGGACGCGGGCGCCCAGAAGGACATGCCGCTGGAGTTCCTGGAGGAGGTCATGGAGCTGCGCGAGGCGCTGGATGGCGCCATGGCGAAGAAGGACCTCGCGCGCGCCCGGGTCATGGCCACCGACGTGGAGGCCCGGCGCATGGTGGCGCTCGCCGAGGCGGCCGGCATCCTGCGCACCCTGGAGGGCGGGGGGGCGGGAGCGAACGGGGAGGCGTTGGTGAAAAAGGCATCGCACGCGCTGGGGCGGGTGCGCTACTTCACGCGCTTCCTCGAGCAGGTGGACGCGTTCGAGGAGGAGAGTCTGTCGTGA
- a CDS encoding HesB/IscA family protein: MSEQATQETMQSQPPATAPAAKPAPPKGIVIADSAVGRLKELLEQRQTPEAGLRLAVKGGGCSGLQYSMEWSEKSRERDKIFEKDGVRVFVDPKSYLYLIGTTLVFEQTLMASGFKLENPNVKAACGCGESFSV; encoded by the coding sequence ATGAGTGAGCAGGCGACCCAGGAGACGATGCAGAGCCAGCCGCCTGCCACCGCGCCCGCGGCGAAGCCCGCCCCCCCGAAGGGCATTGTCATCGCGGACAGCGCGGTGGGCCGGCTGAAGGAGCTGCTGGAGCAGCGCCAGACGCCCGAGGCGGGCCTGCGGCTGGCCGTGAAGGGCGGCGGCTGCTCGGGCCTCCAGTACTCCATGGAGTGGTCCGAGAAGTCCCGCGAGCGCGACAAGATTTTCGAGAAGGACGGCGTGCGCGTCTTCGTGGACCCGAAGAGCTACCTGTACCTCATCGGCACCACGCTGGTGTTCGAGCAGACGCTGATGGCCTCCGGCTTCAAGCTGGAGAACCCCAACGTGAAGGCCGCCTGCGGCTGCGGAGAGAGCTTCTCCGTCTGA
- the iscU gene encoding Fe-S cluster assembly scaffold IscU produces MAYSDKVIDHYENPRNVGTMDKEDPNVGTGLVGAPACGDVMRLQLKITEDGRIEDARFKTFGCGSAIASSSLVTEWVKGKTVDEAMTISNKDVARELSLPPVKIHCSVLAEDAIKAAIEDFKKKRAARQAKAS; encoded by the coding sequence ATGGCTTACAGCGACAAGGTCATCGACCACTACGAGAACCCCCGTAACGTCGGGACGATGGACAAGGAAGACCCGAACGTGGGGACCGGTCTGGTGGGCGCCCCCGCCTGCGGCGACGTGATGCGCCTGCAGCTGAAGATCACCGAGGACGGGCGCATCGAAGATGCCCGCTTCAAGACCTTCGGCTGTGGCTCGGCCATCGCCTCCTCCTCGCTCGTCACCGAGTGGGTGAAGGGCAAGACGGTGGACGAGGCGATGACCATCTCCAACAAGGACGTGGCCCGCGAGCTGTCCCTGCCGCCGGTGAAGATCCACTGCTCCGTGCTGGCCGAGGACGCCATCAAGGCGGCCATCGAGGACTTCAAGAAGAAGCGCGCCGCGCGCCAGGCCAAGGCGTCCTGA
- a CDS encoding IscS subfamily cysteine desulfurase yields MKLPIYMDYHATTPLDPRVLEVMLPYLREDFGNAASRNHVFGWKAEAAVKKARQQVAELIGASEQEIVFTSGATESDNLAIKGVIEFYKSKGDHIITLKTEHKAVLDTCKRLERIRQERLDELKALRLAQLAEQDVTEDNLAELAAKFDVENDATYKKWAELPTGGARVTYLDVEQDGRVSLEKLAAAMTPKTVLVSIMFANNEIGTVQPVAEIGALCRSKSVLFHCDAVQGIGKVPFDVEAMKVDLASITAHKMYGPKGVGALYVRRKPRVRIAPIIDGGGHERGMRSGTLNVAAIVGFGAAAEFARKELPEESARILRLREKLRKGLTDALDMTVINGSMEHRLPGNLNISFAHAEGESLMMGIKDVAVSSGSACTSASLEPSYVLRALGVDEELAHSSIRFGLGRFTTEEEVDYVVELVVGKVRKLREMSPLYEMAKEGIDLKSIEWTAH; encoded by the coding sequence GTGAAGCTGCCGATCTACATGGACTACCACGCCACCACGCCGCTGGACCCGCGGGTGCTGGAGGTCATGCTGCCCTACCTGCGCGAGGACTTCGGCAACGCGGCCAGCCGCAACCACGTGTTCGGCTGGAAGGCCGAGGCAGCGGTGAAGAAGGCCCGCCAGCAGGTGGCCGAGCTCATCGGCGCGTCCGAGCAGGAAATCGTCTTCACCTCCGGCGCCACCGAGTCCGACAACCTGGCCATCAAGGGCGTCATCGAGTTCTACAAGTCCAAGGGTGACCACATCATCACCCTCAAGACGGAGCACAAGGCCGTCCTGGACACCTGCAAGCGCCTGGAGCGCATCCGCCAGGAGCGCCTGGACGAGCTGAAGGCGCTGCGCCTGGCGCAATTGGCCGAGCAGGACGTCACCGAGGACAACCTCGCCGAGCTGGCCGCGAAGTTCGACGTGGAGAACGACGCCACCTACAAGAAGTGGGCGGAGCTGCCCACCGGCGGCGCGCGCGTCACCTACCTGGACGTGGAGCAGGACGGCCGGGTGAGCCTGGAGAAGCTGGCCGCGGCGATGACGCCGAAGACGGTGCTGGTCTCCATCATGTTCGCCAACAACGAGATTGGCACCGTGCAGCCCGTCGCGGAGATTGGCGCCCTGTGCCGCTCCAAGAGCGTGCTCTTCCACTGCGACGCGGTGCAGGGCATCGGCAAGGTGCCCTTCGACGTGGAGGCCATGAAGGTGGACCTCGCGTCCATCACCGCGCACAAGATGTACGGCCCCAAGGGCGTCGGCGCCCTCTACGTGCGCCGCAAGCCGCGCGTGCGCATCGCCCCCATCATCGACGGCGGCGGCCACGAGCGCGGCATGCGCTCCGGCACGCTGAACGTGGCGGCCATCGTCGGCTTCGGCGCGGCGGCGGAGTTCGCCCGCAAGGAGCTGCCCGAGGAGTCCGCCCGCATCCTCCGGCTGCGCGAGAAGCTCCGGAAGGGGCTGACGGACGCGCTGGACATGACGGTCATCAACGGCTCCATGGAGCACCGGCTGCCGGGCAACCTCAACATCTCCTTCGCCCACGCCGAGGGTGAGTCCCTGATGATGGGCATCAAGGACGTGGCCGTGTCCTCGGGCTCCGCCTGCACGTCCGCCTCGCTGGAGCCGTCCTACGTGCTCCGGGCGCTGGGCGTGGACGAGGAGCTGGCGCACAGCTCCATCCGCTTCGGCCTGGGCCGCTTCACCACGGAAGAGGAAGTCGATTACGTGGTAGAGCTGGTCGTGGGCAAGGTCCGCAAGCTGCGGGAGATGAGCCCGCTCTACGAGATGGCCAAGGAAGGCATCGACCTGAAGTCGATTGAGTGGACGGCGCACTAG